One window of Legionella pneumophila subsp. pneumophila str. Philadelphia 1 genomic DNA carries:
- the lbtU gene encoding siderophore legiobactin import outer membrane protein LbtU, with the protein MLYIRNYIRTRIILGILMLNVAGLAFADAGDSLFKNEKLTYDGHLFFNAANSAIQSEKYLLNQQLSNIKMGSELQVTDWNKMKGLLIYNTLPTPVAPQFYFEQFYDELQIESSNIFFAFGKKWLAFGNYKSDLIYKPLTKALGQTNEVAAIIGYDSLYYANASFFKPYSRISTSSLPLYYNLNTGVHNQSMDAGVSYLYSLAESQLFQYNKGFGGLLSQSLKTRVPGFATYFNLKYKKTSTYLTYVTAITPFALEDMSYNNRGASPKALSIQNSYDVNIKKFSFKIIGFYDYTFQALALGIPKQRLGLGLSATPFPYLGIQFQYSRDYSYRNNAIASGINHFVNGRNTKMNNLALQTILNF; encoded by the coding sequence ATGCTGTATATAAGAAATTACATTAGGACAAGAATTATTTTAGGAATATTAATGTTGAATGTTGCCGGGTTAGCTTTCGCAGACGCTGGAGACTCTTTATTTAAAAATGAAAAATTGACTTACGATGGACATCTGTTTTTTAATGCCGCCAACTCAGCAATACAAAGTGAAAAATATTTACTGAATCAGCAGCTGTCCAATATCAAAATGGGATCTGAATTACAGGTGACTGATTGGAACAAAATGAAAGGCTTGCTAATTTATAACACCTTGCCTACCCCAGTGGCTCCTCAATTTTATTTTGAGCAATTTTATGACGAACTCCAAATAGAGTCTTCAAATATTTTCTTTGCATTTGGAAAAAAATGGCTCGCATTTGGAAATTATAAAAGTGATTTAATTTATAAACCACTTACAAAAGCCTTGGGACAAACCAACGAAGTGGCCGCTATTATTGGATACGATTCCTTGTATTATGCTAACGCTTCTTTTTTTAAACCCTATTCTCGCATAAGTACATCATCACTTCCGCTTTATTACAATCTGAATACAGGAGTACATAATCAATCAATGGATGCAGGAGTCAGTTATTTATACTCTCTGGCAGAAAGTCAATTATTTCAATACAACAAAGGTTTTGGCGGGCTTTTATCACAATCATTAAAAACAAGGGTTCCAGGATTTGCAACCTATTTTAATTTAAAATATAAAAAAACAAGCACTTATCTTACCTATGTTACTGCAATCACCCCCTTTGCATTAGAAGACATGAGTTATAATAATCGAGGAGCTTCACCAAAGGCATTGAGTATACAAAATAGTTATGATGTTAATATTAAAAAATTTTCTTTTAAAATCATTGGTTTTTATGACTACACTTTTCAAGCTCTGGCACTCGGAATACCGAAACAAAGACTGGGACTGGGATTGTCCGCAACCCCTTTTCCTTATCTTGGTATTCAATTTCAGTATTCCAGAGACTATAGTTATAGAAATAATGCCATAGCCTCGGGTATCAATCATTTTGTAAATGGCCGTAATACAAAAATGAATAATTTGGCATTACAAACCATACTGAATTTTTAA
- a CDS encoding DUF4286 family protein — translation MVIYEVNLTIDPEIFVQFQAWLKKHVAEIIQFPGFMQACILKQEKETKSAKEKLTVQYQLDNGDSLSRYLSELAPQMREDGIHLFQTKFSADRRIFEVQEIISK, via the coding sequence ATGGTGATTTATGAAGTAAACCTAACGATTGATCCGGAGATATTTGTACAATTTCAAGCATGGCTCAAAAAACATGTTGCGGAAATAATTCAATTTCCGGGCTTTATGCAAGCCTGCATTCTAAAGCAGGAAAAAGAAACAAAATCAGCTAAGGAAAAATTGACTGTTCAATACCAGCTGGACAATGGAGATAGTTTGTCAAGGTACTTGTCTGAGCTGGCACCTCAGATGCGTGAGGATGGTATTCATTTGTTTCAAACTAAATTTTCTGCTGACAGACGCATCTTTGAAGTGCAGGAAATTATATCAAAGTAA
- the legT gene encoding Dot/Icm T4SS effector LegT, protein MWLPNGNLSNRTDLIFIKIMGEKTNMKYSTRIIITTILLLFTLMGYAGKDPISWRVSGVFPAQSSVGQTYTVTYTFTNQLPFRLAKALIIERSASPNTEFNFNDQCSGRLLNSGESCEVVVALNPLVIGLKTLQLTIAGYSKDRVPLPQTSTLSTGQSLSPIVSFVMDGFPSQLATGSVSSYKFTFTNNGAISATNLSVNVSQSLGTPNYTTTCNNTLTPNGGVCEVDGTYTVTAGNPSIQQVIASLSYTGPSGSPVTAQTFTQVVNPAAPLVGTLVPPNYLPPLMIAGNQYTVQFLFTASGTVDITNNGTITCLEGVNNCNGTINITSSSCTPQTLTNAACQMTATFTAPAANNPPRTYALTATVPYSVGGNPQAPATAITSGTVLAALPTERTVTLINECDFDVWFSLNGSQLGSSPNCPTTPCPNGTSCNTSTNKCFWNNPTPINGIYLLAALPGVNTNSVTIPVTNADPNIQWSGNISASTLCNGTTCQQAACGNAGGTTSCAPGIGFTQPATQAEITMNLTTSDSYDVEVINGFHIPISMQPIYYKQGLTTIIATPNNYNCGVPGNDTADNGFGACNWNTATVPVIDQVPGNGFYWVTGGGQSCSITSANPGCPLMTLCGLDSNFNQVCGNFLGYWSADQVCGSSNVPAAVQSYFKCNQLLPTSTTPFYPSGAVLSNLMLCSVPTGFTGPRYNTCYNAYPSSSATDIAQCCGCADWWNPVQTNNVVIGANPNTESCTQPGALQPQTNAQWNSFVQPMIQWMKQAYPSAYIYPFDDKTSGFTCTNNLSGQPNSTSYTIRFCPGGITGLPAGVNEGRG, encoded by the coding sequence TTGTGGCTTCCCAACGGTAACTTGTCAAATAGAACTGATTTAATCTTCATAAAAATAATGGGTGAAAAGACCAACATGAAATACTCAACTCGCATCATAATCACCACAATCCTTCTGTTATTCACCTTGATGGGTTATGCTGGAAAAGATCCTATCAGCTGGCGAGTCAGTGGAGTATTTCCTGCTCAAAGCAGCGTTGGTCAGACTTATACTGTGACTTATACCTTTACCAATCAATTGCCTTTTCGATTGGCCAAGGCCTTGATTATAGAACGATCGGCAAGCCCCAACACAGAATTCAACTTTAATGATCAATGTTCCGGTCGGTTATTAAATTCAGGAGAATCCTGTGAAGTCGTTGTGGCGTTAAACCCACTTGTAATCGGCCTTAAAACACTTCAGTTGACTATTGCAGGATATAGCAAGGATAGAGTTCCTTTACCTCAAACAAGCACCTTGAGTACAGGACAGTCCTTGAGTCCGATCGTTAGCTTTGTCATGGATGGTTTTCCCTCTCAATTAGCGACAGGCTCAGTTTCCAGTTACAAATTTACGTTTACCAATAACGGGGCTATTTCAGCTACCAATTTATCAGTTAATGTCTCGCAATCATTAGGGACACCGAATTATACTACGACGTGCAATAACACATTGACTCCCAACGGAGGGGTTTGTGAAGTCGATGGAACGTACACAGTAACTGCCGGGAATCCGTCGATTCAACAAGTCATTGCCAGTCTGTCTTATACAGGCCCATCGGGAAGCCCGGTAACGGCACAAACATTCACGCAAGTAGTCAATCCAGCAGCTCCGCTTGTAGGCACTTTAGTACCGCCAAACTATCTACCTCCATTGATGATTGCTGGCAACCAGTATACAGTCCAGTTTTTATTCACCGCCAGTGGAACTGTGGATATTACAAATAATGGCACAATAACCTGCCTGGAAGGTGTTAATAATTGTAACGGGACTATAAACATCACCAGCTCCAGCTGCACCCCGCAAACATTGACCAACGCGGCCTGTCAAATGACTGCTACGTTCACAGCGCCTGCTGCAAATAATCCCCCACGGACTTATGCTCTGACCGCAACAGTTCCCTACTCTGTTGGAGGAAATCCTCAAGCACCAGCGACTGCCATCACTTCCGGGACAGTACTTGCTGCATTACCGACAGAAAGAACTGTGACTTTAATCAATGAGTGCGATTTTGATGTGTGGTTTTCGCTGAATGGAAGCCAATTAGGTAGTTCACCCAATTGCCCAACAACACCATGCCCAAATGGCACAAGCTGTAATACCAGTACGAACAAATGCTTTTGGAACAATCCAACCCCAATAAATGGTATATATTTATTAGCAGCGCTTCCTGGCGTTAACACTAACAGTGTGACTATCCCTGTTACCAATGCTGACCCCAATATTCAATGGAGTGGAAATATTTCGGCAAGCACTTTGTGCAATGGTACAACCTGTCAACAAGCGGCTTGTGGTAATGCTGGCGGTACCACCTCTTGCGCGCCAGGCATTGGTTTCACACAACCTGCCACTCAGGCTGAAATCACGATGAATTTAACCACCTCCGACAGTTATGATGTGGAAGTCATCAATGGTTTTCACATCCCGATTTCCATGCAACCCATTTATTATAAACAAGGACTCACTACTATTATTGCTACCCCGAATAATTACAATTGCGGAGTGCCCGGTAACGATACGGCCGATAATGGATTTGGAGCTTGTAACTGGAATACAGCCACTGTACCAGTCATTGATCAAGTGCCGGGGAATGGATTTTACTGGGTAACTGGTGGTGGTCAAAGCTGTTCCATCACCTCTGCAAATCCAGGTTGCCCTTTGATGACATTATGCGGATTAGACAGTAATTTCAATCAGGTTTGTGGCAATTTTTTAGGATATTGGTCAGCCGATCAAGTCTGCGGTTCAAGTAATGTCCCAGCTGCCGTACAAAGTTATTTTAAATGCAATCAACTCCTCCCTACTTCTACAACGCCTTTTTATCCCTCCGGCGCTGTCTTATCGAATTTGATGCTTTGCTCTGTTCCTACAGGATTTACTGGTCCAAGATACAATACCTGCTATAATGCTTATCCCTCTTCTTCCGCTACAGACATTGCCCAATGTTGTGGGTGCGCAGACTGGTGGAATCCTGTTCAAACCAACAATGTAGTGATTGGAGCAAATCCTAATACCGAAAGTTGTACTCAGCCTGGTGCCTTGCAACCACAAACCAATGCCCAATGGAACTCTTTTGTACAGCCAATGATACAATGGATGAAACAAGCTTACCCTTCTGCTTATATTTATCCTTTTGACGACAAAACCAGTGGATTTACTTGTACTAATAACCTTTCAGGACAACCTAACTCTACTAGCTATACTATCAGGTTCTGCCCAGGAGGCATCACAGGTCTTCCTGCAGGAGTGAATGAGGGACGCGGATAA
- a CDS encoding SPOR domain-containing protein, translating to MDFILFRINLIRYVVLLFIITLNLDCISVAFSSQIIYGTQNAARVTGKNLKRIYFLQLGAFSQKNNAQQLARKIQARTQYPVIISHSGNAFSVRVGPINTQELHQLSIKLSQNSNITPIKHNSSPKQTPTTQTKSQILVKETSRPLPTHSVTKETIDGKRSWYVTAKVGAQETTPDDQFTVNNDSGFPSPFDQDIYTNSSDSSLLLGIGGGYRFTNIILPAISVGVYYSHFFNMDINGQVIQYSLPEFTNYNYQWKVKSDLVLASAKANVISWKNLMPFVQGGVGVSSNRASQYYESALPDVTPRISPNFANHTTTVFAYQLGAGLDWEIRPQWLLSLGYEYSDLGKVRSGYGTDSWNRETLSSKNLTSNAGTLGFTYLFHG from the coding sequence ATGGATTTTATTTTGTTCAGGATTAACTTAATACGATATGTGGTACTTCTGTTTATTATTACATTGAATTTAGATTGTATTAGCGTTGCATTTTCATCTCAGATCATTTATGGAACACAAAATGCTGCACGAGTTACTGGGAAAAATCTGAAAAGAATTTATTTTCTTCAGTTAGGCGCTTTTAGCCAAAAAAATAATGCTCAGCAATTGGCAAGAAAAATTCAAGCGAGAACACAATACCCTGTAATAATTAGTCATTCAGGCAATGCTTTCTCGGTTCGTGTGGGGCCTATCAATACGCAAGAACTGCATCAACTCAGCATAAAACTTTCACAAAATTCCAATATTACTCCAATAAAACATAATTCATCACCAAAGCAGACACCGACTACTCAGACAAAATCACAAATACTTGTTAAGGAAACTTCTCGCCCTCTTCCAACTCATTCTGTGACTAAAGAAACAATTGATGGGAAAAGAAGCTGGTATGTAACTGCTAAAGTTGGAGCACAAGAAACAACACCAGATGATCAGTTTACAGTAAATAACGACAGTGGCTTTCCCAGTCCTTTTGATCAGGATATTTATACCAATAGTTCCGATTCCTCCCTGCTATTAGGCATTGGTGGGGGATATCGATTTACAAATATAATTCTCCCCGCAATCTCTGTTGGAGTATACTATTCCCATTTCTTTAATATGGACATTAATGGACAAGTGATTCAGTACAGCTTGCCCGAATTCACCAATTACAATTATCAATGGAAAGTAAAATCTGATTTGGTCTTAGCTTCCGCAAAAGCCAATGTCATCAGTTGGAAAAACTTAATGCCATTTGTGCAAGGAGGAGTTGGAGTGAGCTCCAATCGAGCAAGCCAATATTACGAAAGCGCCTTGCCTGATGTCACACCGCGCATAAGCCCCAATTTTGCCAATCATACGACCACTGTGTTTGCTTACCAGCTGGGCGCTGGTCTGGATTGGGAGATAAGACCACAATGGTTATTATCTTTAGGGTATGAGTATTCTGATTTGGGCAAAGTACGGTCAGGTTATGGCACTGATAGCTGGAATAGAGAGACATTGTCCTCGAAAAATTTGACAAGCAACGCTGGAACTTTAGGCTTTACCTATTTATTTCATGGATAA
- a CDS encoding Do family serine endopeptidase, translating to MITRIKLFIASLLVFFIPVADAAQDLTNMPSLAPVLKNAMPAIVNVAVQGYLPNNMASGNADDDDGENSKQPSRIPEKGRKFESIGSGVIIDPKNGIIITNDHVIRNANLITVTLQDGRRLKARLIGGDSETDLAVLKIDAKNLKSLVIGDSDKLEVGDYVVAIGNPFGLNSFGNSQSATFGIVSALKRSDLNIEGVENFIQTDAAINPGNSGGALVNAKGELIGINTAIISPYGGNVGIGFAIPINMAKDVAQQIIKFGSIHRGLMGIFVQHLTPELAQSMGYAEDFQGALVSQVNQNSPAQLAGLKSGDVIVQINDTKITQATQVKTTISLLRAGSTAKIKILRDNKPLTLDVEVTDIKKHEQKLQSNNPFLYGLALRNFEQESPPHGNVVGVQVVGASETSAGWRAGLRPGDIIISANKTPVKDIKSLQAVAHEKGKQLLVQVLRGAGALYLLII from the coding sequence ATGATTACACGTATAAAATTATTCATAGCAAGTCTGCTTGTATTTTTCATCCCGGTAGCCGATGCAGCACAAGATCTTACAAACATGCCCAGCTTGGCTCCTGTTCTGAAAAATGCTATGCCGGCTATTGTTAACGTGGCTGTTCAAGGGTACTTGCCTAATAATATGGCATCCGGAAATGCAGACGATGATGACGGGGAAAACAGTAAACAGCCTTCCAGAATACCTGAAAAAGGCAGAAAATTTGAAAGTATAGGGTCTGGAGTTATCATTGACCCTAAAAATGGCATTATTATAACGAATGACCATGTTATTCGTAACGCCAATTTAATTACTGTAACTCTTCAAGATGGCAGGAGATTAAAAGCTCGCCTGATTGGAGGTGATAGCGAAACGGACTTGGCTGTTTTAAAAATTGATGCTAAAAATTTGAAATCCCTGGTAATTGGTGATTCCGATAAGCTGGAAGTCGGAGATTATGTTGTTGCTATTGGAAACCCCTTTGGATTAAACAGCTTTGGAAATAGTCAATCTGCTACGTTTGGAATAGTGAGTGCCTTAAAACGCAGCGATTTAAATATTGAAGGTGTTGAAAACTTTATTCAAACTGACGCAGCTATCAATCCTGGTAATTCAGGAGGGGCTTTGGTCAATGCAAAAGGCGAATTAATTGGCATTAATACAGCCATTATTTCACCCTATGGAGGAAATGTAGGTATCGGCTTTGCGATCCCAATTAATATGGCAAAAGATGTAGCGCAACAAATCATTAAATTTGGCTCTATTCATCGTGGTTTAATGGGTATATTTGTTCAACATTTAACACCAGAACTTGCCCAATCAATGGGATATGCCGAAGATTTTCAAGGGGCTTTAGTATCACAGGTCAATCAAAATTCACCTGCTCAATTGGCTGGCCTAAAATCAGGCGATGTCATTGTACAAATTAATGACACCAAAATAACGCAGGCAACACAGGTAAAAACAACGATTAGTCTGTTGCGAGCTGGCTCTACTGCTAAAATTAAAATCTTGCGAGATAATAAGCCGCTTACATTAGATGTAGAAGTCACAGACATCAAAAAACATGAACAAAAATTACAATCCAATAATCCATTTCTCTACGGATTAGCCTTGCGTAATTTTGAACAAGAGTCACCACCTCATGGTAATGTTGTTGGAGTTCAGGTAGTAGGTGCTTCGGAAACCAGTGCGGGCTGGCGAGCTGGCTTAAGGCCAGGAGATATTATCATTTCTGCTAATAAAACACCGGTCAAAGACATTAAATCTTTACAAGCTGTTGCACACGAGAAAGGGAAACAGCTATTAGTCCAGGTGCTGAGAGGAGCAGGAGCACTCTACCTGTTGATCATTTAA
- the pgeF gene encoding peptidoglycan editing factor PgeF: MKNRFANWPAPKNITALSTTRLYGFSDGPYASNNLGLHVGDNQQHVFKNRQQLIELIDLPAEPIWLEQTHSTKCITVETEKTRDADAAITRLPKLPLVIMTADCLPILLCNRQGTEIAAIHAGWKGLYNGIIENTLKKLNSNRTDIIAWIGPAICNKCYEVGEEVYLSFTNKYSLTRNAFEPVHSKWLADLPQIAEIVLNLEGVKSVFQSNLCTFELKNEFYSYRRESQTGRIGTFIWINE, from the coding sequence ATGAAAAATAGATTTGCCAATTGGCCGGCTCCTAAAAATATTACCGCTTTGAGTACTACCCGTTTGTATGGTTTCAGTGACGGACCCTATGCGAGCAACAACCTTGGGTTGCATGTTGGTGATAACCAACAGCATGTATTCAAAAACAGACAACAGCTCATTGAACTTATTGATCTGCCTGCAGAACCAATCTGGCTGGAACAAACACATAGCACAAAATGCATCACGGTAGAAACTGAAAAAACCAGAGATGCTGATGCTGCAATTACTCGTTTACCTAAACTCCCTTTAGTCATTATGACAGCAGATTGCCTACCCATATTGCTATGCAATCGACAGGGAACTGAAATTGCCGCCATTCATGCTGGATGGAAAGGGCTGTATAATGGTATTATTGAAAATACACTAAAGAAGCTAAATAGCAATAGGACAGATATAATTGCCTGGATAGGCCCTGCTATCTGTAATAAATGTTATGAAGTGGGTGAAGAAGTTTACTTGTCTTTTACCAATAAATACTCCTTAACCAGGAATGCGTTTGAGCCTGTTCATAGCAAATGGTTAGCTGATTTACCTCAAATTGCAGAAATAGTACTTAATTTGGAAGGGGTAAAATCAGTATTTCAGTCAAATTTGTGTACTTTTGAGTTAAAAAATGAATTCTATTCCTATCGCAGAGAATCACAAACAGGTAGAATAGGTACTTTCATCTGGATTAATGAGTAA
- the rluD gene encoding 23S rRNA pseudouridine(1911/1915/1917) synthase RluD: MIEHIQQQLSVPRELHNQRVDSVLARLLPEYSRSLICNWIKTGAVTLNNLPCKPKDKALGGDLITINVDHTIVNTDFNYCKPENIPIQIIYEDSEVIVVNKPAGLVVHPGAGNKEHTLVNALLHHCPELQLLPRAGIIHRLDKDTTGLLIVAKNLISHTSLIRQMQNREIKRHYLTLVHGYVISGGTIDTGFGRHPKNRLKMAVTDFGRQAVTHYNINKHYKDFTLLNVSLMTGRTHQIRVHMNYINHPVVGDQLYGGRMKFPPNADEAILSVLKQFKRQALHACSISFCHPVKNTEITLNALLPDDFELLLNTLDQHDEK, from the coding sequence ATGATTGAGCATATCCAGCAACAATTATCAGTACCTCGCGAATTACATAACCAACGAGTAGACAGCGTGCTTGCCAGGCTGCTCCCTGAGTATTCACGCTCTCTTATCTGTAACTGGATTAAAACAGGTGCTGTTACCCTTAATAATCTGCCTTGCAAACCCAAAGATAAAGCGCTGGGCGGTGATTTAATTACGATTAATGTTGACCATACAATAGTTAATACAGATTTTAACTATTGTAAACCTGAGAACATTCCAATTCAGATAATCTATGAAGACAGTGAAGTAATTGTTGTTAACAAGCCAGCCGGTCTTGTTGTACATCCGGGTGCGGGAAATAAGGAACATACACTCGTTAATGCGCTGCTTCATCATTGTCCCGAGTTGCAACTACTTCCTCGTGCTGGAATTATTCACAGATTGGATAAAGATACCACTGGTCTGCTGATAGTGGCTAAAAACCTGATTAGCCATACTTCTCTCATCAGGCAAATGCAAAATCGCGAAATTAAGCGCCACTATCTGACATTAGTTCATGGTTATGTCATTTCTGGTGGAACAATAGATACGGGTTTTGGCAGGCATCCCAAAAATAGACTAAAGATGGCTGTAACTGACTTCGGGCGTCAAGCTGTTACCCATTATAATATCAATAAGCATTATAAAGACTTTACCTTACTGAATGTTAGCTTAATGACAGGACGCACTCATCAGATAAGAGTGCATATGAACTATATTAACCACCCAGTTGTAGGAGATCAACTGTATGGAGGAAGAATGAAGTTTCCTCCTAATGCTGATGAGGCAATACTCTCAGTTTTAAAACAATTTAAAAGACAAGCACTCCATGCCTGTTCCATTTCATTTTGTCATCCTGTAAAAAATACAGAAATAACACTGAATGCATTATTACCCGATGATTTCGAACTCTTGTTAAACACTCTGGATCAACACGATGAAAAATAG
- the miaB gene encoding tRNA (N6-isopentenyl adenosine(37)-C2)-methylthiotransferase MiaB: MVKKLYIKTNGCQMNEYDSSKMAEVLYASHGLVKTDQVEDADVILLNTCSIREKAQEKVFSQLGQWREYKAKNPHVLIGVGGCVASQEGSDIIKRAPFVDIVFGPQTLHRLPALLNERLEKNKSVVDISFPEIEKFDHLPAPRAEGPTAFVSIMEGCSKYCSFCVVPYTRGEEISRPFDDVLAECYQLASQGVREINLLGQNVNDYRGIMDNGDIADLALLIHYIAAIDGIGRIRFTTSHPLAFSENLINAYAEVPELANHLHLPVQSGSDRILSLMKRGYTALEFKSKIRKLRKIRPDIRLSTDIIVGFPGETDKDFQDTMDLVHEIGFDTSFSFIYSPRPGTPAANLPDDTPMEIKKQRLQILQNRLLMNAARYSESMIGSKQKILVTGFSKKSSQQLSGRTECNRVVNFDGPPHLIGQFIDVQISDALPNSLRGRLLEKEMQPA, encoded by the coding sequence ATGGTTAAAAAATTATATATTAAAACAAATGGCTGCCAAATGAATGAATACGATTCTTCTAAAATGGCAGAAGTACTTTACGCTTCCCATGGTTTGGTCAAAACTGATCAAGTCGAGGATGCCGATGTTATTTTATTAAACACATGCTCAATTCGAGAAAAAGCACAGGAAAAAGTTTTTTCTCAACTGGGTCAATGGCGAGAATATAAAGCCAAAAACCCTCATGTGCTCATTGGAGTGGGAGGATGCGTAGCGAGCCAGGAAGGCTCAGACATCATAAAAAGAGCACCGTTTGTTGATATCGTATTTGGGCCACAGACATTACACAGGCTCCCTGCCCTGCTCAATGAAAGGCTTGAGAAAAATAAATCTGTTGTTGATATCAGCTTTCCAGAAATAGAGAAATTTGATCATTTACCCGCACCAAGAGCAGAAGGCCCTACAGCTTTTGTATCTATAATGGAAGGCTGTAGTAAATATTGCAGCTTCTGTGTGGTGCCCTACACCCGTGGCGAAGAAATCAGCAGACCATTTGATGATGTATTGGCTGAGTGTTATCAATTAGCCAGTCAAGGCGTCAGAGAGATTAATTTACTAGGCCAAAATGTGAACGATTACAGAGGTATTATGGACAATGGGGATATAGCCGATCTTGCCCTGTTAATTCATTATATTGCCGCTATCGATGGAATAGGAAGAATACGTTTCACAACATCACATCCCTTGGCATTTTCTGAAAATTTGATTAATGCCTACGCTGAGGTTCCAGAGCTTGCCAATCATTTACACCTTCCGGTACAAAGCGGATCCGATCGCATTTTATCGTTAATGAAACGAGGGTACACTGCTTTGGAATTTAAATCCAAAATTCGTAAATTAAGGAAAATTCGACCAGACATTCGCTTATCTACTGACATTATTGTAGGCTTTCCCGGAGAGACAGACAAAGATTTCCAGGACACTATGGATCTTGTGCATGAAATCGGTTTTGATACCTCTTTCAGCTTTATATACAGCCCAAGACCAGGAACTCCTGCAGCAAATTTACCTGATGACACGCCTATGGAGATCAAAAAGCAACGTTTACAGATTTTACAAAACAGATTATTAATGAATGCAGCTCGTTACAGTGAATCAATGATAGGCAGCAAGCAAAAAATTCTGGTTACCGGATTTTCCAAGAAAAGTTCACAGCAATTATCTGGTCGTACTGAATGTAACCGTGTAGTTAATTTTGATGGACCACCTCATTTAATTGGACAATTTATAGATGTCCAAATTAGTGACGCACTACCTAATTCATTGCGAGGAAGGCTGCTTGAAAAGGAGATGCAGCCAGCCTAA